The following are encoded in a window of Spirochaeta cellobiosiphila DSM 17781 genomic DNA:
- a CDS encoding PQQ-binding-like beta-propeller repeat protein, with protein sequence MKRSFLILLIVMGISSCGIPEWTEFRGTKGLGKASTAIQPPLVTKWEFQLQEQPQDRRFFNQPLVEGHTLFFGSADGNFYSFDINSGYMNWSYRTNGPINAVGTIIKDKVLIGSGDGAVYCLNKETGTLDWTFQTRGGVNSTLVPWKDGVMVASDTDAFYYLNLDGQLDFSLPNPTWIRNSFQIRDDIMAFSPGAGAHAHDLSVYDLNEQRPLWYIDTSNFPLNWFSFPSMDRGQLHYAAAGFNGQEWIFQFNSVNVRTGNVRWRRVDTGIVPTNDSFNDSVQLFYEQSMLLDYEAPLLLGDQVIYATGDYVLRSFKRLTGRDNWKMTFDYPIATAPTLAGGYIYFGLRADDSIGISQLVCVDPRKQKVLWQIPIEGTILNSPVIAGSWIIFGTDKGKFFILEEVF encoded by the coding sequence ATGAAACGGAGCTTCCTCATTCTTCTGATTGTTATGGGTATAAGTTCCTGCGGTATTCCTGAATGGACGGAATTTCGGGGCACCAAAGGTTTAGGTAAAGCCTCTACAGCTATACAACCTCCTTTGGTCACCAAATGGGAGTTCCAATTACAGGAACAACCACAGGATAGACGTTTCTTTAATCAACCTTTAGTGGAAGGGCATACTTTGTTCTTTGGATCTGCTGATGGAAACTTCTATTCCTTTGATATTAACTCCGGTTATATGAACTGGTCTTACAGGACCAATGGTCCTATTAATGCTGTTGGTACGATCATTAAGGATAAGGTTCTCATCGGTTCCGGCGATGGAGCCGTGTATTGTCTTAATAAGGAAACAGGTACTCTGGATTGGACGTTCCAAACCAGAGGTGGAGTGAATTCTACTCTGGTTCCCTGGAAAGATGGAGTCATGGTCGCTTCTGATACGGATGCTTTCTATTATTTGAATCTGGACGGGCAATTGGATTTTAGCCTTCCTAATCCCACTTGGATACGGAACTCTTTTCAGATCCGGGATGATATTATGGCTTTTAGTCCGGGAGCTGGAGCCCATGCCCATGACCTATCTGTCTATGATCTAAATGAACAACGGCCTTTATGGTATATCGATACGAGTAATTTTCCTTTGAATTGGTTCAGTTTTCCTTCTATGGATAGGGGACAACTCCATTATGCTGCTGCCGGTTTTAACGGTCAGGAGTGGATATTCCAGTTCAATAGTGTCAATGTCCGTACAGGAAATGTGCGATGGAGACGGGTTGATACAGGTATTGTTCCTACTAATGACTCTTTTAATGATTCGGTTCAGCTCTTCTATGAGCAGTCTATGCTCCTAGATTACGAAGCCCCGCTGCTCCTGGGGGATCAGGTGATCTATGCTACAGGGGACTATGTTCTCCGTTCTTTTAAAAGACTTACCGGACGTGATAACTGGAAAATGACCTTTGATTATCCCATAGCCACAGCACCAACCTTAGCTGGAGGGTATATCTACTTCGGCTTACGAGCTGATGATAGTATAGGTATCAGCCAACTGGTCTGTGTTGACCCTCGTAAACAAAAGGTCTTATGGCAGATACCCATAGAAGGAACCATCCTTAACTCACCTGTCATAGCTGGTTCCTGGATTATCTTTGGAACAGATAAGGGTAAATTCTTTATTCTGGAAGAGGTTTTTTAA